A section of the Triticum dicoccoides isolate Atlit2015 ecotype Zavitan chromosome 7A, WEW_v2.0, whole genome shotgun sequence genome encodes:
- the LOC119332683 gene encoding uncharacterized protein LOC119332683 yields MAPAGTSSPPPEPCLAVSTAHCQELVPVGLTPHPMVVLPSFVAGSTTAAPYLFLLLEEIPQRRSSLLLVKPTTAGGLTGYQGPCLVRPRKDTSALLPEQDEHLQAASRSVQDRGRTRAARPLTAALLVAQIHCGPARPGRPIALVGLALTSLSAKAQSPCLAAALAHQP; encoded by the exons ATGGCGCCTGCAGGAACAAGTTCGCCGCCGCCAGAACCTTGCCTCGCCGTATCCACTGCCCACTGTCAAGAATTGGTTCCCGTCGGTCTCACCCCGCATCCGATGGTCGTCCTGCCGTCTTTTGTCGCTGGAAGCACCACCGCTGCGCCCTACTTATTCCTCCTCCTCGAAGAGATTCCTCAGCGTCGGAGCTCTCTGCTGCTCGTCAAGCCAACCACCGCCGGAGGCCTCACCGGCTACCAGGGGCCCTGCCTCGTGCGCCCGCGCAAGGATACAAGCGCTCTCCTCCCCGAGCAG GATGAACACCTCCAGGCTGCTTCTCGTTCTGTCCAGGATCGAGGACGAACACGCGCCGCTCGCCCGTTGACCGCTGCCTTGCTCGTGGCCCAGATCCACTGCGGGCCAGCACGTCCAGGCCGCCCCATCGCCCTGGTGGGCCTCGCATTGACCTCTCTCAGCGCCAAGGCCCAGTCGCCGTGCCTTGCTGCAGCCTTAGCCCACCAGCCTTAG